The Gammaproteobacteria bacterium genome window below encodes:
- a CDS encoding S-adenosyl-l-methionine hydroxide adenosyltransferase family protein, whose product MASYAASAAHPIVLETDFGLQDGAVSSMKGVIYQVEPKLGIFDLTHEIAPQNIWEGAYRLVQTAQYWPAGTVFVIVVDPGVGTDRKSIVAKTKTGQYFVTPDNGTLTFIAETAGIDSVRTINEKVNRLPGSERSYTFHGRDVYAYTGARLASGRINFDGVGPLMTGEIVKLSHQAAKVEKNDIVGSIPILDVRYGNVWTNIPAKLLDEHHLVLGKKYLVKIYHHNKLIYDNEIPYLNTFGGVRVGKELMYINSLDNLSLAINQGSFAGRYHITPDQFWRVEVEIPKEK is encoded by the coding sequence ATGGCTTCTTACGCGGCTAGTGCAGCCCACCCCATCGTACTAGAGACAGATTTCGGGCTTCAAGATGGCGCAGTGAGTTCCATGAAAGGTGTGATCTACCAAGTTGAACCCAAGCTCGGTATTTTCGATTTAACCCATGAAATTGCACCACAAAACATCTGGGAAGGTGCGTATCGATTAGTACAAACGGCTCAGTACTGGCCAGCGGGTACCGTGTTTGTCATCGTAGTAGATCCTGGTGTAGGAACTGATCGAAAATCCATCGTCGCAAAAACAAAAACCGGCCAATATTTTGTTACACCCGATAATGGAACACTCACTTTTATCGCTGAAACGGCTGGTATCGATTCAGTGCGAACGATCAACGAAAAAGTTAATCGGCTTCCAGGTTCTGAACGTTCATACACTTTCCACGGTCGCGATGTTTATGCCTACACTGGTGCGCGATTGGCCTCCGGCAGAATTAATTTTGATGGTGTAGGTCCTTTAATGACAGGTGAAATCGTCAAACTTTCACATCAAGCTGCTAAAGTAGAAAAAAACGACATTGTAGGCTCTATTCCAATTTTAGATGTGCGGTATGGTAATGTATGGACCAATATTCCAGCCAAATTACTTGATGAACACCATCTGGTACTGGGGAAAAAATATCTTGTGAAAATTTATCATCACAACAAATTAATTTACGATAATGAAATTCCTTATCTCAACACGTTCGGTGGTGTTCGTGTTGGTAAAGAATTAATGTACATTAATAGTCTTGATAATTTGTCATTAGCTATTAATCAAGGCAGCTTCGCTGGGCGTTATCACATCACGCCTGATCAATTTTGGCGAGTTGAAGTGGAAATTCCAAAGGAAAAATAA
- a CDS encoding DUF2802 domain-containing protein, which produces MNYQELFEVLIRATPAITIVFLFTLIIMLTLRWLKKPHPQSNQEQNPASNLYDRIHNYQNSQPAKTSRTYSRSHSQSNTSTDSNYHHAIKLLQRGTDIKTLVEYCNLTQGEAELLHAVYAKKA; this is translated from the coding sequence ATGAATTATCAAGAACTTTTTGAGGTACTGATTAGAGCGACCCCAGCAATTACCATTGTTTTTCTTTTTACCTTGATAATCATGCTAACACTTCGCTGGCTAAAAAAACCTCATCCTCAATCAAATCAAGAACAAAATCCTGCGAGTAATCTTTATGATCGAATACACAACTATCAAAATAGTCAACCTGCAAAAACATCCAGAACTTATTCGCGTTCACACTCACAAAGCAATACTTCAACCGACAGCAATTATCATCACGCCATTAAATTATTACAACGTGGCACGGATATAAAAACCTTAGTCGAATATTGCAATCTTACGCAAGGCGAAGCAGAGCTCTTACACGCAGTCTATGCGAAAAAAGCCTAG